Within Mustela lutreola isolate mMusLut2 chromosome 10, mMusLut2.pri, whole genome shotgun sequence, the genomic segment ACAGCAAGAAGGGGGACATCTGGAGCATGGGTGTGGTCCTGTACGTCATGCTCTGTGCCAGCCTACCTTTTGACGACACAGACATCCCCAAGATGCTGTGGCAGCAGCAGAAGGGGGTGTCCTTCCCCACTCATCTGGGCATCTCGGCCGAATGCCAGGACCTGCTCAAGCGGCTCCTGGAACCAGATATGATCCTCCGGCCCTCAATTGAAGAAGTTAGTTGGCATCCGTGGCTAGCAAGCACTTGATAAAAGCAATGGCAAGTCCTCCCCAATAAAGCAGGGGGAGAAAGCAAACCCAAAAACCCGCTTCTAAGATGCTGATATGTATTTTACACTTTACTTCTCTCCTGAAACTTACCTACACCCTCCCCAGCTTTACTTCTCTTTCCCTTAAAAGATCTTCATGCAACCAGAGGGCCTCATTCAGACTTCCCTTTTATTACAGCTAACAAGTGATTTTCACACAGGTGTTTAACTCAAGTTAATGAAAAATAGACCCCagaatcatacacacacaccggggaggagaggggaaaagtGACCAAGAGCAACTGGAACCATCGCTGTTGCAACTTCCTTTCCAAATAAAAGCAGAAGCGTTGGGAATGCAGAGACGGCCTCTTGACTCCTTGCCTCAGTGAGAGGCCTGCTGGGGGCCCGGTCTCTGCCTCACCCCAGAGTCTAAGCTGAGTCTAAGGTGAGGACAGGGGACCTCCTAGGGACCCAGACCACCCCTGCTGccatccctgccccttccccaggctcGACGCCAGAAGCCAGCCTGCACACTGTATTTGTCCTGCCCTGCCTCTGGGGCAGCCACTGCTGGGGATAAGAATAGACCCCCAGACACCTTCCAGCTTCTGTTGAATCTCTTTAATGCTGTTAACGGCAAGTCTGGAAAAGGTTCAGgacaaagttcttttttctttcttttttaattacaaaactaACAGCtgttagaatctttttttttttccttttttcttttcctggctaCAAAATACTCTGGGGAGAtgcattataatttaaaatatataatattgcaCAAACAACCAAAAGGTTaattaaactaaaataattacaaagagaaaaaccccatcccatcaaaaaaaaaaaaaaaagattcaacatTCTTTCCATCCCACCCCCTCACTGAAGGTCTGGAGTGGAAGTGACTGCCACTCTCTTAGCACACCTGACCACACTCCCTTTAGATCACTGGTGAATAAACCAGACTCAGTACCAGAATCACCGAGCAGCATCATGAAGCACCAGGGTCTCCAGGAATTCCTGCAGTCCCTCATTCCCCCAAGAGAGGAACAGCTTTACCAGAGTGGAGGGTGAGAGCCACAAAGACTGGGTCAGTCTTCAGGAAGAAGAGCTTTTGCAGAAGCCTGATGAGAGCCTCAAGAAGTTCACCCCCAGCATATCCCTTCAAGAAGCAGAAGGGCTGAGGGGGAGAAGCTGGGCTTACCAGAGTCAGAAGTACTCGGCTTCGATCGCTGCTCTGTACTGTTGGTAGCTGGCTTGTGTCCTAAGCTAcaggggggtggaggtgggtaGCTGGTTGGACAAGGTATCCCGCCAGGCAATGCACAGAAGGGCCTGAAGTGACCCCCTCCCTTCTCAGGGAGGGGAAGAAATGCAAGAGCAGACTCTTGCTGGTGGCACAGCTGGGCTAAGGACTTGGGTGCATCTGACACAAAGAAGCCCTGGGAGAGGCATGGGGACATACCAGCCTGGGCCAGacaagaggaaggagatgggAACTCAGGGTTTGGTCTCTAGATTTGGAACCACGAGGAACCTTTCTGGGAATGGAAAATGCCTGGGAGGGAGAGATTCCCCAGGAGAGGCAAGTTTCCCAGAGAGGAATGCCTCTTACTCACTGGGCTAGGAACCAGAATGTGCTTGCCATCCCGGTCTAGCCAAGGACGGTGGGATGGCCTTCCTTGCCTGCTTATGGGTGGACAGAGTGTTGTCTCCGCTTCCTCCAGGAGATGGTGCTTAGCTTCCGTCTACACAGGTAGAGGGGCTAAAATGATCCCTTGGGACTTCCCAGCAAGAGTCCCTAAGAACAATGGGTGTTCAGCAGAGAAATGTAGGCTCTTCTGGTGAGGGGGTTAAGTCTCTTCCCCCTTGAATCATCCTATGGTTGGCACAAGTCAGAGTTCCTGGTTTGGATTTAGTGAACCCCTTCCCGGATGTGAGCAGAGGTCCAAAGGACCAGCAAGGAGCCACCCAGAATCTGTGCCCAGAGCTCTAGTTGACAGAGGCCATTGGGGGGACATTCTCAGTCAGTGTCTTCCAGGGCTGGGCGGAGACGAGCGAGAGGGTGGGAGGTTCTATGGGCGGGGGAGCTGCACGCTCCGGCTCCCCTCATTCCCAGTCCTCCCACTCGACATCTTCCAGCTGCAGACAGAAGGGCATAATGGAGAGCACAAATACATATTTACTCCTCTGAGTCAAGCCCAGGCCCAACCTCCCCTTGCTGCCTCCATTTCTGCATAGTCCCCCCCGCAACACCCCCCCCTGCAAAGACCAGCCcatccatcccccccaccccagcctcgcCTGGGACCATACCCTCCTGCCCTCTGGGAGAGTGAACCACTGTCTTAAGGAATGTGTCTGGGGAGCAGAGCTGCCCTCCGCCTAAGTGGTGGGTCTGCTGCTCTGATTATTCCAGACCCAAAGGAAATGCTTCACCAGCCAACACTGGATGCTAGAAGGGGACACGTTGCCTCCAGGAGCCATGTTGGTCAGTCCCTTAAGGAGAACTGGAGAGGGGCACTGTAACCAGAAGCAAGGTGGCACTGGGCTCGGGCACTCACAGGGTCTTCCTCAGGGGCTCTAGCACCCTGCTCCCCCAGCTCAAGTGTCCCCAGGGCACTTTCTGTCGGCCTGCTGTCAGCTGATCCCGGGTCTGAGAGGCGGTAGAATGACTCTGCTTACGTAACCAGCTGTCAGGTTTTACAGAGGGCCGTAGAAACACAGAAAGCATCAAGCCCCTGTGACATGAGAGGGGCTCAGGGGCCTTCTCTGCTCTGGGTATAGTGAGGTCACAGGAGCCAAAGACTCTTGGGTGGGTCTCTACCTctccctgggcttcagttttccaATATGAAAACCGAggccctgcctgtctctctcatCTGTTGCCCTCTTTACAGCAGGTTCATGAGCTACATGGTGGAAGGATTCATGTGGTTCTTGGGTGACAGTGGAAGAAACATTGACTTGAATCAGATGTCTGGGCTGGAGCCTCAGTCCTGTCACTTAGTAgttctgagagcttttctcccTGTCTTTCATTCAAAATGACCCACTCGACTCTGGCAGGTAAAGAAGCCTAAGAGCTTCTAGTTGGACTGGGTTTTGTGGTGGCTTCAGTAATGTTCACTGCTACTCCCATGTCTTAGGCACGATGCCTAACATGTCTAGGTGTGTTATCTATCACAGCTTACAAGCGTCTAGGGCCAGTTCTAGGTTTTCGATGGGGAAACAGAAGCtcaggttaagtgacttgccctagATCACACTGCCGTTTGCCCCAAGGCCAGGAAATCTGTTCAGGTCCCATCGCTGGGGACCATGAATCAGAAGATGTGGGGCAGGGTTTGGAGCCTGCGTTTTTTTTAGTAGTTCCTCAGGTGACTTTCATGCAGAGCTAATGTCAGGAACTCTCCCACCATCCATCCTGGAACTTAGGGCAAGCAGAGCCTGCTGATGGGAACAATTCAGGGCCTGAATGGAGGCTCCAGCACCCTTCCCAGAACTACCATCTCAGAGAGGAGCAGGGATCCACCCTTAGGGGATGGCTGGGCCCAATGGGGAGAGTCCTCAGACCTTGGGATCATCGGGCTTGCTTCCCTGAGGCCAACCAGGCCCACTCACCTCCCCAGAGGCATCCACTTTGGAGAGTGCCATCTGCACTTCTTCTTCGGTCATGTCCAAGTCAAAGTCCTTTTCCCAGTCTTCACTGATGTCCGTGCTTGAGCCTGGAACCGAGATCCACAGCGTGAAAGGCGGGAGGGGGTATGTATGGACAGTCTATAGCTGGGGGTGACGGAACTCTTTAAAAGGGCCTGGCAAATATACATCAAAGGTCTCACATTCTGTTGTCACTCTGGCTCAGTGATCCTCCTTTTTGGGAATCTATTCTAAGGAAAAATCCTGGAGTCAAAGATTTAACCAAAAGGAATTTCACTGTACTGTTTATagtgatgaaaattaaaaaaacaaaaacaaaaacaaacttaagaGTTCACTgatagggaattttaaaaataaatggtatagTCACATAATAGATTATGAGACTTTTAAATGTTAGGCTGCAGAACACTTATACACATGGCAAAACAGTCTAAAACTATTAAGTGAGAAAAAGGAAGTTACTATAGTGGTGACGCAGTCTGGTGTGGAGGCTCCCCATAGCCACAGATATCTTCCAgaagaaatacacaaagaacattttccttttcacttaCTCCACTCTACCTTCACTGACCTTGCTAGTCCTGAAACACACCAGACACATTCCTGCCTTAGGACCTTTGCATGGGCTTCCTTGTACCCAGAACTCTCTCCTCAGACATCCACCCACAGGCCAACTTCATCTCCTTCACACCCTTGCTCAAATCGTCCCATCTAAATGTGGCCTACCCTGACAgtcctactttatttatttttagaagattttattttggggggcgtctgggtggctcagtgggttaaagcctctgctcaggtcgtgatcccagggttctggggtcgagccccacattgggctctctgctcagcggggagcctgcttcccttcctctctctctgcctgtttctctgcctacttgtattctctgtctgtcaaataaataaataaaatcttaaaaaaaaaaaaaaagaagaagattttatttatttgagatagagagtgaggtAAAGAGCATGAGCGGCATGGCCAGAAGGAGAgcgagaggcaggctccccggcgagcagggagcccaataagaggcttgatcccaggaccccaagaccatgtcCCCaggggaaggcagacgcttaaccgcttCACCAACTAGCCAGGCAGGCGCCTCCGCTGCCCCAAACCATCCTACCTTATACTTTAAACTACTTGTTTTTTCCCTGTTGTATTTACCAACTTTCGAATATATCACAGCATGAGACTAACTCTGCTTATTTGTAATAACAGAGGAACTGGAATGTGCGCTCCCCGAGGGCAggagctttgttttcctttctcaggtctgccaagtgctcaataaatattcatggaaTCCTTTTCTAAAGCAGGGTTGGCAGACGAGGCGCGGGGACCAAATCCAGCTTACTGCCTGTTTTGGGAAATTAAATTCTGGAGCAGGGCCATTGCCATTTGTTTCCCTATTGGCCACGGCTGCTTTCCTGTGCCGACAGCAGAGCTGAGGGCGTTCCATCAGACTGAAGCGTTTGTGATCTGGCCGTAGAGAGAAAAGCTCTACTAATCCCTGCTCTAGGTGATTCCGATGTCTGCTAAGTTTGGCAGTCACTGCTCTCAACATGCACATTTGGGTATGACTTACaggcaatattaaaaaaaaaatgtacacgtGAAAGTTATTCTaagaagaaaactacaaaaatagatttttaaaaaaagtagatgcggaaaaaaagtatatgcagcatgattctattaaaaaataagccGAGATGTTTGTACACATACAGAAAAGATGCATAACATACCCACAATAATGCTAACAAGAATTACCTTTAGGAGATGAGGTTGGtgggtaattttctttttcttttttccctaaaatgaaCATAAACTACTTCGTATTTTTTCTCGTCTATTAAAAGCACCTTCAAAAAGAGTAGGTCCCTGATCTCTCAACAACATGACCTATAAACACGTCCTTGCTTTTTCTTGCTCAGCTTGCTCCTCACCAGGGACTCAGGCTCTGACACCCTTGCCCCAAGCACCCCTACGGTCCTTATAAGGGGTCTTGTACTGTTCTTCTTCTTAGCCACCTGGCTGGCCACAAGCAGCCTTGTGAGATCATGCCTGGTCTCTGGAGCCACGCAGACCTGTGAATCCCTACTTTTTTATCTATTGTACAGTCTTGGGTTAAGTTATTTTGGGCTTCagtctatttataaaataaggataaaaccACCCTCTTTGCAGAGAACCACACAGGAGATTACAATGCAGACGActgcctcccaacccccctcaTTCAGACCCTGCAGGCCCAGGTAAGTGGCCCAGAATTCTGCATTATGAATAGGTACCTGGGGACTCCTTGTAGGCCTGGGCCTGCAGTTCTAAGATACAACAGTGATATCAACGTGAAGTGCACGTAACATGTACACATGGTGGGAATTTAGCAAATGGGGCTGTCAGAGGCACTGTCTCCGAGGGAAGTCGTGTTGCATGTGGCCCCGTGACTGGCCAGGGCAGACCAGCAACAGAGGCCCGGATCTTCAGATGCCACATCCAAGTCTCCCTATGTCTTTGGGACACTCAGGTGGCACACACTGAgctttctgtgggtcagaagccCAACTCCTGAAGGATTCCTCATCTCAGAGCTGTGGCTGTGGCCATGACAGCTTTCCCTGACCTCAGGTTGCCCTCCAGGGATGTGAAACTCTCATTTTCAGGCTTTAAATTCAAGGGCAGCCCTTCCAGGGGTGGAAAACAGAGTATCAGCTTACAGTTTGGAGCACTTCCTATCCACCCTCTGAGGCGAGTATGAACAGTCCCGATTTAGAGGACGAGATGAAGGCTTCGAGTGGCAGAGATGAGAATCAGGGCTTTCTTTCTCATGTGCCTCCTTCCCCCATCCTGTCCTGTCACACGACAAGAGTGCTAAGATCTCCCTGACACCGTGCGCGTGGCGGAGAACAGACTCATGCCAAAACAATTTAAGCTTTCATGaagttttgctgttgtttttttaagaaaggggAATTTTCGGGTGATTATTAATCTCACAGTGTTGTCACTCAActcattttattctgtttaacCAGAACTCTGCTTCCCCAGAGAAGAAATGGAGGCAAAAGCCACTGTCAGGCCAGTCACTGGGGAAGGAGGGCCGTGAGCCCAGGGCTCCTCCTAGCTCGCGGCCACAGGCCTATCCCcagctctcctcctccctcctgctgagGGAACCTGAGCAGGCTAAGTCCAGGCTCTGAGATTAAGTGGATCTTGGGACAAAATGAAGGCAGAAAGCAGCTCGACAATGACAGTGACTGCCGCGGGACCTTGGGAAACCCTGTGGCGAGGCCACCGCAGGAGACTCTGCTGCGCGCAGGGACCAAGCTCTCCTCTGTCCTCTAAGGATATGGACATAAGAGGGAAAAGGAGTCACTGTCTCCAAGCCTTCATTcttttaagatcctctctctctactctgtttccaCTGGGCCCCCCTAGTCCAAGACCCCAGCTTCCCCCAACTAAGTGATGACAATTGCTTCTAGTGGGTCTTCTGCAGCGACTCCCCAGCCCTCCTgcaacccccccaaccccagagcgtgtcagaggcaggagagcagagggaTGGAGAGCTCGTGCTACAGCTTCTCCATAATCTCATTTTGTCCCGCTTCAACCCACCATTAATTCTTCTGATCCCGCTCTCGCATGGCCCAGTTCTACATAACCACTACCTCAAATGGGCCTGTTGCACCACCCAGCCAAACCCCCCACTGCCTTCTGGGCATCACCTGTTCTTCCACCTTCCCCAAACACTGTTTTACACTTTTCTGAATACTTGGTGGGTGGGTGATTGATCTGTTTCCTTCCAGtggaaaaaatggggaaaattacTCCGATCTCTTGGGCTTCTGTGAAGATTGAATGATGTGCATATACAGTGCTTAGCACAGACCTATACAGACATAATAAGTGCTCAGACATGGTTCCTTATTATCATTTCCCAAAACAGGGCTCTACTCAGATCTCCTCCCTGAATGAGGGCTTATCGTGAAACAGTTACCCCCAACTTACAGAGTATTGAATAAATGGGGCTTAGAGAAGATCAGTAACTTCTCAAGTCATATGGTTTAGGAGCAAGGTTGGGGTTTGGACCCAGAACTTTCTGAACCCTAGAGCCCGAGTCCTTAGCCCCGACATATAAAGCTCTCAGTACCGGTCAGGCCAAGTCCAACCTTCCAAGTTTGCCTTAAGGTTAGGCTCTTAATTTCTACTTCTGAGctaatccatccatccattttgctcctctctctcctagGAGATAATACAGCAACAAAATGGGCTTCCGTCACCACTCCTGCAAGGTGCCCCGTGGCCTCTGCTATCCACGCGTCACAGGTCCCTCATCCGGGACTACCAAGCCCCCCGCACCTGCCCCAAACTCTCCACCTCTCCTCTACAACGCCCGTCTCCTCGGTGAAACAACTGCCAATGCCGGAGgttccttctttctctgaacTCCAGCACTGAGCCTGGCCCATACTGCTTCATGCTCCATCATAAAGACTGCAgcttttgcccctccctcctcagtgTCTCATAAAGAGTAGGTAGGAGCTCAATGGATGACCTCACTGAACCAGAGCCAGAAGGGAAGCATTGTGTTGGAAACTGGAAACCCTACACTGCTGTTCCCATCAGGGAGCAGGgtaggggtggggcggggccagTCTCCCTTCCACTGCAACAAACCAGTCCTCACTGCGCTGTCAGGCATGGGCTCACCTGCTGGGCAAGTTTTGTGGCTGACTGGTACGCGTGTGAgcagagactgtgtgtgtgtgcgcgcatgcatGTGTGTTTCAGGAGAGGctggtgcgtgtgtgtgtgtgtgtgtgtgtgtgtgtgtggagtggcCTTTCGGACAATCAGCTATCTCTGAAGAGGCAGTCTGGATGTGGCAAAAAAGTCAACACCAGAGCTATCACTGTCCTTTAATTCCAGGAATTAGAGAGGTTCCCCTTTGACAAAAAGTCAGTCTCCAGTCTAAAATTCCATTACACAGATAAGAAACTAAAGCTTTATTACTTAAGCTGGGTCACAGCAAGTTCATGAggattcattttattcttttttcaactGTGCCTCTAAGTGCTGTTTATGTTTCAAACTCATAACAATGAAGTAAGCTTAGGGAAGCTAcatgacttgcctgaggtcacccaGGGGAGAAGACCTCTGACATCCATCAATGTCACAGGGATTTCCAACCCAGCACAAGGCTGCATCGTCCAAATGCAGGGAAACTGGCACAGGGTGGTAGGTAAGGGCACGGGCTCCGAGTCCGAGAGACCCGGGTATGAATCTGGGCCTGCCACTTCCCGGTCATGTGAATTTGAGCAAAGTTACTTAATGTTTCTAAGCTTCACTGTTTTCACTATAAGAAAGGACAATAATACTGACCTCGCTGGGCTGTGAGATGTAATGAGAAATTAAGCGAACCTGGCACAAACCTTACTTTGTTGAAACTAAGACCCTAACGATTGTAAGATGCACTCTCATTTCAGAAAACAGGTACATTTTAAATGCATGAAATATGGTAATAAACACTTAACAGACAGCAGCTGTCATCATCATCAGTATCACAAATGAAGGACAACTGCTGCTGGGATCCTCCCAAGGGGTGAGGACATAagtctgccttacagactagcaaTGCtagtcccccctccccctgccgccCCCAACCAGGGCTTTGGCCTTGACTTACCTTTCTTTCCATTGTTAGAGGGGGTAGACTTCCCACTGTCGGAGTTCAGCTCAAACACCCGTAAGTCTGTGAGCACCTCCTCCCTCAGAGTCTCTACTCTGGCTGGAGGCCTCGGCTCTGGGCCACTGGGGCGGCCAGCAGGGGTGTGGGGCTTCAacggagctgggggcgggggcccAGTCTCACCCACATCCACAGTCAGACCCTGGTCCTCCAAAGATGCCTCTAGAAGCTTTTGGGACAGGTCCTTGGGCAACCCTGGTGCCTCGGCTGCAGTAGCAGGTTTGGCGATCTGCGTCACGAGGGAGACACTCTCGCTGCTCTCTGACGGGGTCACCTCTGTAGGAGGCTCAGCTGGAATCACAGGATTCTCTTCACAGGGGCTCAGGGGGCCAGGTCCTCCTTCAGGGGATGTGGAAATTTTGGCCACAGGAACCTTTGCCTCTTTTGGAGACGTGGGTGAAACGCTCACAAGCTCCTCTGtcgagagagaaaggggaagagggcTATGTGCCCTGGTCAGCCCCAAGGCAACCTTGGAGCGCTCTGCAGACAGACCTCAGGTTCCTGCCAAAGCTTACTCTGGTCAAGACTAAAGGGTGCCAGCTTCCTCATCCTCTCCCCATTATGGTTCATCCACAGATACTCCCTGTCGGTCAAAAAATCTCCTACCCATGAGGCCTAGCATATGGCTGGTGGACACTCAGCTTCCAGCAGCACAGCCCAAGGTGGTGTCATAGATTAGAAAGTTAAGATCTGACAGTAAATCAGTTCTGGGTTCAGGACCAGCTCTGCTATATCCTGACTGCATGATCTTAGACAAAACACTTAACCTTCCTTAATAAGGAGAACACTTAATAGATGTGTTAACGGCCTACGGTGGCTCTAACTTACTGCCTAAGCCAAGCTACCAGGTAGAGGATGCTCGGCTACCTCCGTAAGCCAACACTTTCCAATGGTTCCTGAACCCGGCTAGGCATGCACTTTACGAGGAGAGCTTGTCAGAAATACAAgtttgggagcgcctgggtggctcagtgggttaagcctctgccttcggctcaggtcatgatcccaggatcctgggatcgagtcccacatcgggctctgtgctcggcagggagcctgcttcttcctctctctctttcagcctgcctctctgcctacttgtgatctctgtttgtcaaataaataaataaaatcttaaaaaaaaaaaaaaaaatacaagtttggaggtgcctgggtggttcagttggttaagtgtctgactctagatctcagctcaggtcttgatttcagggtcacgagttcaagccccgtgttgggctcccgtGCTTGAGCATGAAGCAAAAAGCAAGTCTGGCCACATCCCTCCAGAGTCTCTttagaatggggggtggggggtgggaagggaatCTGGAATTCCAGTCAGCATCCCACGTGACTCTGAAGGGGCTGGTCCACGGGCTGGCAGGGGAATCTGCTGCTCCTGACCCAGTGATTTCTATACCTGAACCAGGAATTCCACCAGCCCAGGCAAACATTCCCTTGTTAGCTGAGCCTGTCCTCAGCATATACAGATGCTGTATATATGCCCTATGCTTTCCTGGGTATCAGGTCTCTTCTGGCAGAATGCTCACAGAATGGCCAGATGGTCCCCAGAGGCACGACAGGACCTGTTACTTGCCCACCACCTCTCACTATCTCttaccttcttcctcctcccagccAGGCTCTTCAGAGATGCTCTGTTCTGCCCGTTGCTTCAGGGCATCCCTCCGGGCCTGCTCCTgagtgtgttggggggtgggaaaAGATGGCCAGAAGCGGTCAGAGCCAGCTCTTCccagaccctggccctgaccccagAGCTCTTGGtaccaggtgccccttcttcccTCAACAAAATCCAGCCTACTTCCCCAAGGGCTGAGTGGAGGACCTCCCAGGCCAGGCCAGCATACCTGCTCTAGTTGATGGACTTTATAGAAATACCGAAGCCAGAATTCTGAATGGGAAACAGCTGCTGGGACCTGGAGGGAGGGGACAGTGGAGATGAGACTCTGGGAGTGGTTGTGTAGGGTCTGTGTCCCCAGTCTTATCAGCCTGCCCATAGCTGCTCTGGATTTCAGATGTGGTTAAGTGGCTGGGCGGTTCTTCTCAGAGCACTTACACCCTCCACCCCTACACCCACCTTCCCGACCCAGCTTGgccaaggaaggagaaaagaattcCCATTAGGCTTTGCTGGCCCTTCCATTTCTCACATGAGTGCCAGAAATCAGCTTTACCCACGTGGATTCTTAGCTTAGGACCTGGCTGGTCTGCCTCTAGAGTCTCTGATGGCTCTTTGGGCCAGATGACTCCGGAGTGACTCTGGATATGTCCCTCCCACCTCCCGACACCTGAAACCAAAGCTGGGTGAGGTGCTGCCAGCTGCGCCCTCACCATCTTGGTGTAGAGGGCCCGGATGGAGGGGCTGCCTACAAGGAGCTCTGAGAtctcccccttcttctcctccAGGCAGAACTGGGAAAGCCAGGCGTCAAACAATTCCGGGGGCCCTGCAGAGGGACAAACACTGATGGTCAGTTTCCTGGGTCTGGAGAGGGAACACTAGGCCTACAGAAAAGACACCTAAGCATGGACAAGGACAGTGAGGGAAGCTTAAGGTTTTTTCCAAAGCCATTTTGCCAAAGGTGGGGGGTCCGGAAGGGTAATGGGGTAGTAGGCCCCACTGATATCATGGCAAGGCACTGAAAAGTGATCTCTAGGACGGCCTGTAGTCTGCATGTTCTCACAAGCCTGCTCACACTTTAGCCCACTACACTTGGCCACTGAGCCCCCTCCTCTCTGAAACCACTATTCTCAGGTCCTCACGGGCCCCATGTTTCCAGTCTAAAGGCTacctctctgccctccctcatGTGACCAATCCATCTCCTGATCCTGGGAGCCCTCTTCTCTCCTGGCTTCTTGGGCTTTTGTGATTTTCCTCCCACCCTTCCAGTTGTTCCACCAGAGTCTTCAGTGggctcctcctttcctctccttagctcttctccttctcttttttcccataAGATGAGCTCCACTAAACCACAAGTTTCAACCACTGCCTCCGCTGACAACTCTTCCATCTTCACGGCCCCAGCTACCCTTCTGGGCTCCAGATCCGGGGGTCCAGGTGTGCTCCGGACATTCCTGCCTGCTCAAGCACAGCAAACCCCACGTGTGttcactttcttctctcccaCGCTGTCCCACGTGGTTATCCCCTAGAGCCCTGGGGGCCCTCCTGGACTCCTCCCTTATCCGATCCCTCTGCATTCCACTTCCTCAGTGTCTTTGTATGCACACTGCCCTCTTCCATGCACCTGCCACTCCCTAGGCTCTGGCCTTCCTACCAAGCCTCCTACCCAGTCTGCCCATCTTCTGTCTTTCTCTAGTTTACCCTTTACAACCATGCTTGATGACTCTTC encodes:
- the BSDC1 gene encoding BSD domain-containing protein 1 isoform X2, with translation MAEGEDVGWWRSWLQQSYQAVKEKSSEALEFMKRDLTEFTQVVQHDTACTIAATASVVKEKLATEGSSGATEKMKKGLSDFLGVISDTFAPSPDKTIDCDVITLMGTPSGTAEPYDGTKARLYSLQSDPATYCNEPDGPPELFDAWLSQFCLEEKKGEISELLVGSPSIRALYTKMVPAAVSHSEFWLRYFYKVHQLEQEQARRDALKQRAEQSISEEPGWEEEEEELVSVSPTSPKEAKVPVAKISTSPEGGPGPLSPCEENPVIPAEPPTEVTPSESSESVSLVTQIAKPATAAEAPGLPKDLSQKLLEASLEDQGLTVDVGETGPPPPAPLKPHTPAGRPSGPEPRPPARVETLREEVLTDLRVFELNSDSGKSTPSNNGKKGSSTDISEDWEKDFDLDMTEEEVQMALSKVDASGEALLALSSRMDGGRVPDISSA
- the BSDC1 gene encoding BSD domain-containing protein 1 isoform X1 yields the protein MAEGEDVGWWRSWLQQSYQAVKEKSSEALEFMKRDLTEFTQVVQHDTACTIAATASVVKEKLATEGSSGATEKMKKGLSDFLGVISDTFAPSPDKTIDCDVITLMGTPSGTAEPYDGTKARLYSLQSDPATYCNEPDGPPELFDAWLSQFCLEEKKGEISELLVGSPSIRALYTKMVPAAVSHSEFWLRYFYKVHQLEQEQARRDALKQRAEQSISEEPGWEEEEEELVSVSPTSPKEAKVPVAKISTSPEGGPGPLSPCEENPVIPAEPPTEVTPSESSESVSLVTQIAKPATAAEAPGLPKDLSQKLLEASLEDQGLTVDVGETGPPPPAPLKPHTPAGRPSGPEPRPPARVETLREEVLTDLRVFELNSDSGKSTPSNNGKKGSSTDISEDWEKDFDLDMTEEEVQMALSKVDASGEQALLALSSRMDGGRVPDISSA
- the BSDC1 gene encoding BSD domain-containing protein 1 isoform X4; its protein translation is MAEGEDVGWWRSWLQQSYQAVKEKSSEALEFMKRDLTEFTQVVQHDTACTIAATASVVKEKLATEGSSGATEKMKKGLSDFLGVISDTFAPSPDKTIDCDVITLMGTPSGTAEPYDGTKARLYSLQSDPATYCNEPDGPPELFDAWLSQFCLEEKKGEISELLVGSPSIRALYTKMEQARRDALKQRAEQSISEEPGWEEEEEELVSVSPTSPKEAKVPVAKISTSPEGGPGPLSPCEENPVIPAEPPTEVTPSESSESVSLVTQIAKPATAAEAPGLPKDLSQKLLEASLEDQGLTVDVGETGPPPPAPLKPHTPAGRPSGPEPRPPARVETLREEVLTDLRVFELNSDSGKSTPSNNGKKGSSTDISEDWEKDFDLDMTEEEVQMALSKVDASGEQALLALSSRMDGGRVPDISSA
- the BSDC1 gene encoding BSD domain-containing protein 1 isoform X3, whose amino-acid sequence is MAEGEDVGWWRSWLQQSYQAVKEKSSEALEFMKRDLTEFTQVVQHDTACTIAATASVVKEKLATEGSSGATEKMKKGLSDFLGVISDTFAPSPDKTIDCDVITLMGTPSGTAEPYDGTKARLYSLQSDPATYCNEPDGPPELFDAWLSQFCLEEKKGEISELLVGSPSIRALYTKMVPAAVSHSEFWLRYFYKVHQLEQEQARRDALKQRAEQSISEEPGWEEEEEELVSVSPTSPKEAKVPVAKISTSPEGGPGPLSPCEENPVIPAEPPTEVTPSESSESVSLVTQIAKPATAAEAPGLPKDLSQKLLEASLEDQGLTVDVGETGPPPPAPLKPHTPAGRPSGPEPRPPARVETLREEVLTDLRVFELNSDSGKSTPSNNGKKGSSTDISEDWEKDFDLDMTEEEVQMALSKVDASGELEDVEWEDWE